A stretch of the Corylus avellana chromosome ca6, CavTom2PMs-1.0 genome encodes the following:
- the LOC132185319 gene encoding uncharacterized protein LOC132185319, translating to MSFREKAVKYLLSVPELKTQANAMNKIGYTALDVLDVCPRDFKCFEIQNILKEAGVRRSTDLNSSLPTTPTADEAQPAQSGKLARSRFRRLWECVHSFLVKHWTHQGNWMEETRGTLMVVATVIATMAFQAGISPPGGVWQQNTTNYTDGFYCTQDNICEGGTAVLSYSYPDDYLFFLYFNTTSFFASLCVILLVITGYPLRSKFFIWLLTLAMTISVAFMTLTYIKAVILVTPNHLLDKVSSLAFKLVYIWMGIVLIAGVIHIIRLLYWMAKKLIHIIHLLYWMAKKLCNFIRKSTRGPTEDPANV from the exons ATGTCGTTTAGAG AAAAG GCCGTAAAATACTTACTTTCAGTACCAGAATTAAAAACACAGGCTAATGCCATGAACAAGATTGGTTACACAGCTTTGGATGTCTTAGACGTCTGTCCAagagattttaaatgttttgaaatcCAAAACATTCTAAAAGAAGCCGGTGTCAGAAGATCAACTGATCTAAATTCTTCCCTACCAACGACACCAACTGCTGATGAAGCACAACCAGCTCAATCCGGAAAGCTAGCTCGATCAAGGTTTAGGAGATTGTGGGAGTGCGTTCATTCGTTCTTAGTTAAACACTGGACGCACCAGGGAAATTGGATGGAAGAAACACGTGGCACATTGATGGTAGTAGCCACTGTAATTGCAACCATGGCTTTCCAAGCTGGGATCAGCCCACCAGGTGGCGTTTGGCAACAAAATACAACCAACTACACGGATGGTTTCTATTGTACGCAAGATAATATATGTGAAGGCGGCACAGCAGTTTTATCTTATTCCTATCCAGACGACTACCTATTCTTCTTATATTTCAATACCACCTCTTTCTTTGCATCTCTATGCGTCATACTTTTGGTCATTACTGGATATCCTCTTAGGAGCAAGTTCTTTATATGGCTTTTGACGTTAGCCATGACTATCTCAGTCGCGTTCATGACATTGACCTATATAAAAGCAGTGATTTTGGTGACCCCAAATCATCTTCTTGATAAAGTTAGCTCATTGGCGTTTAAATTGGTATATATTTGGATGGGAATCGTTTTGATTGCTGGGGTAATTCACATAATTCGGCTACTCTATTGGATGGCGAAGAAGTTGATTCACATAATTCACCTACTCTATTGGATGGCGAAGAAGTTGTGTAATTTCATACGCAAGTCAACAAGGGGTCCAACAGAAGACCCGGCTAATGTCTAA